The sequence ATGTGCCCATTTCGCAGTGGATTTTTTTGAGCAGAGCCGTCATTTTTTCACCACATTTTTCATATGGCCCGTAGGTCAGGAACCGATAATCGCCGGTCAGAACGCAGAGGTCGAATTCCAGATGCCGGAGACTCTCTTGCAATTTCGTGCCTCCATCCACAAAACCGTCGATGTGGATGTCCGACAACTGGAGGATTCGCAGTCCATCAAATTCGACTGGCAGGGTGGGGAGGGTAGTCTCAATGCGTTCGATCTGAAAATTCAAGCTTTCACGTTCACATCGTTTGGTCAGTCCCGTCAGAGCGAGCCCGATCCGGCACGCGGTGGTAAGTTTTCCGAGATTCTCGAAGTGGAGCTTGCCTCGGCCTTTCCCGGACATCGTCGCTGCGTAGTCCACCTGAAGCCGAAGTCGTTCTGCAAGAACGTCGTCCCCGAATCTGTCAGCCAGTTCCTTGAATATCCCTTGGTGTCCTGTCATACATCAGTTACCTGCACCTTATGTCTCAGCACTGCATGCGGCCCCTTCCTGCATCTCGGAATCACCGCCGTATTGCATGCAGAGCACGGTCACATCGTCTTGGGGAGGACGATTTTGACCGAATTCCAACATTGAATCGTAAATACATCCCACCATGACGTCGGGCGATTTCTCTCTGTTTTCAAGTGTTGATGTAAGGAAGCGATCGTGACCGAAATCTTCGCCATCGGATGATTCGTATTCGATGATGCCGTCCGTGAAAGCGATGAGCCGGTCATTGATTTCCAATTGAAAGGTTCCTTCTTCAAAGGGGACTATGCCTCCCAGACCGATGAGTGTGCCGCCTTTGTCCAAGGGGATCGGGTCGGTGCCTTGGCGCAGGATGAAGGGCGGGAGATGCCCTGCGTTGCTGTAGTGAACCAGTCCGGTGTGTATGTTGATGACGGCGTAAAACATGGTGAAGTGTTTTTCGAATCGCTCAATGGGAAAGTCGGTGTCCAAAAATTCGAGAACTTTTTGGGGAGGAACCGGCAATCCTGTTTCGTTTTCGAGAAGGTACCCTGATTGTGGTTGCAGATGTTGCGCCACGGAAATCGCAGCCAGGGCGGAAGCCACGCCATGTCCACTGATATCGAGAATGTAGAGCGCAACATATTCATCGCTAAGATGGAAGACATTGAACATGTCGCCGCCGACGTATTCACTTGGTTGAAATTTCCAGTTGATATGCAGTTTTTCGATATTTGGTTGGCAACTGGGGAGAAAGCTCTTTTGAATGAATGCGGCCGCCTTGAGATCTTCTTTGATGATTTTGTTTTTTTCCCTGAGTTCGGTGATGAGTCGGTATTGCCGAAGTCCGGCTTCAAGGGTGGCGATCAGGGTTTTCTTGTTGGTGGGTTTTTCCAGAAAACGGAAAATACGGCCTTCGTTGACCGCTGACAGTGCGGCGTCAACGTCCGCAAATCCCGTGAGCATGATGCGAATGGTCTCCGGAGACTGGTTTCGAACCTGGACGAGGAATTGGATGCCGTCCATTTCCGGCATTCGCAAGTCAGAGACAACAATCGCGAATTCTTCGGAATTCTTGATATGCTCAAGGGCTTCGGATGGACTGCTCATGGTCTCGATACGATATTTTTTGCGTAATAACAGCTTGAACGATCGCAGGACTTCCGGTTCATCATCAACAAACAGTATTTTTTCCGGCACGACTCTCTCCTGTTTTCACGGGCTGAACCACGGTGTTCTTCGGATAAATTGAACATAAACATACCCTATTTGATAAAATAATGTAAAAATATTTTTTAGGAGGTATACGATGGTGCATATGGAAACAGCACAAGCCCGAATCGCCCATAATATTTTCGAAAGCCTGCCGCTGGGGTTGATGGTCATCTCGCCCCACGGTGATATTGTCATGTCCAACGATGCGTTGAGTGCTATTCTGGATATTCCTCCGGAACGGCTGAAAGCGGCAAGTTGGGCTGAACTTTTCATTGAAGACATTGATAAGAATACGGATTTTAATCAGGTTATTCTCGATATCATTGAGAAGAAAATCGTTGGAATGCGGCATATCGTTTCATATGAAAATTCTCATGGCGGGCTTCGGCGACTGTGCATCACATCATCTTTTTTACAGGAAAGTGAAGCCCTTATCGGGATCGTGCTGCTGATCGAAGATGTCACTGACAAATATGAAATGCTTGAAAAGGAAAACGGCTATTTGCGGGAGATCCAGGGGTTGCAGTCCGAGCGGGTGGAAGGCTTGAACAAGCTGGCCATGGCCATGGCACACCAGATACGGAATCCGCTCATGAGTATCGGCGGGAGTAGCAACCTGTTGTTGCGGAGCCTGACCCTTGAGGAGCGGGAGCGGGAACTGTTTGATTCAATTTTATACGGGGCACAACGGTTGGAATCCCTTGTCCAGGCGGCACGATCTTTTGCATCGATACTGGAACCGGAACAACAGGATACCCCGCTGGCCGATATCTTGACGGCAAGTTGTGACAAAGCCAATGCCTTTGCCGTGAATCGGGGACGCAATGTCGTTTGGAATCTGCCGAAAACCGATGTTCTGGTCCAGGTCGATGCCGATCTTTTCGAGCGGGCTGTTTCGGCCCTGCTGTTCAATGCCATTGATTTCAGCAAAGGGAACGAAGCGGTGATTTCCATCGGTGTCAGTGTCACGGAGGGAGATGTGATGCTGACGGTCATGGATCAGGGGTTCGGTGTCTCGCCCGAAGAGATTCCGTATGTCTTCGATCCTTTCTATTCGAGTAAACCGGACGGCGTGGGCATGGGACTGACCGTCGCCAGACGGATCATCATGGAGCATCGGGGACAATTGACATTGGCCAGTGTCCTTGATGGTGGCACCACCGCGACGATCGTACTGCCATGTGCTGATTCCACGGTGAATTTATGTAGTTTTTCCTGATGAAGTGTCACTCAACAGCCGAGGCTGTGAGGATGGGTTGAAAATGAACGGAGGCAGGGTGCCCGAAACCCTGCCTCCGTTTTTTCTCAGTGGGTGTGGTTGGAATGATCGTGCCCGACAGGGAGACCGTTTCCGCAAAAGACCATATGGGCAAATTCGGCCATGGCGGTCATGGCCCGTGCATCCGGGAGCGTGACGCTGGTCGTTTCATCGCCTTTTTTGTACGTGAATGTGCCATTCATCATGGTCATGAGAACATCGATTTCCGCGATCTTGATCGGTTCGACCTCAAAAGGATTTCCGTCCAGCACGACCAGGTCCGCGTATTTCCCGACTTCGAGACTGCCGATCATGTCTTCCATGCGGAGTTGCCATGCCGCATCGATGGTGATCGCCCGGATGGCCTGTTCCACAGTCATGGGCGTGCGGTTGGGCGGGAAGGGGGTGGACTTGGGGTCCGAGATATCGAGCAGCGTGGTCGCACCCGTGACCACGTACAACGGCGCTTGCATACTCGGCGGTGTACTTGGAACATCGGCGGAGATGCTGACTTTGACGCCGTGACGGGCGAAGTGCGGGTACCTGCCAAGCGAGCTGTTCACGCGCTCTTCACCGATCAGTTGCATATTCGCTGTTGCACCGCCGCCAAAGGTGTTCGTGAAGTTCGGCGTAGAATTGACCGGAATCTTGTTGTCGATGATACGTTTCTGGTCATCAGGGTGAACCCAGATGGCGTGATGCAATGCGCTTCGATTGTCCGAATTGATCTTTCGTGCCGCGAGGATGGCGTCCACGGCGGCACGGGAAGATCGATCCCCGTCAGTATGGATGAAGACGTCCAGATCGACTTTGGCGGCCTTGGTCACGATTGCTTTGGTCACCTCTGGTTCCACGTTGAAGGAACCGCGATTTTCACTGTCCTTGTACGGTTCGATGAACGGTGCGGTCCCGGCAATGGTGTTTCCCTCGGGGTGAATCTTGAGACTGGAGACCTTGACCATGTCGGAATTGTAGCGTTTTTGCATTTTGATGCCA is a genomic window of Pseudodesulfovibrio sp. JC047 containing:
- a CDS encoding metallophosphoesterase, which translates into the protein MTGHQGIFKELADRFGDDVLAERLRLQVDYAATMSGKGRGKLHFENLGKLTTACRIGLALTGLTKRCERESLNFQIERIETTLPTLPVEFDGLRILQLSDIHIDGFVDGGTKLQESLRHLEFDLCVLTGDYRFLTYGPYEKCGEKMTALLKKIHCEMGTYAILGNHDFIEEIPYFEAAGVPVLLNESVHFSRGKHALYLAGVDDPHFYGLDDIKQALTNVPRESCIILLAHSPEIYKEASGHAVDFYLCGHTHGGQICLPGGTPIITHGACPRSMCRGPWSYREMQGYTARGTGCSGVQARLNCPPEITIHTLRNA
- a CDS encoding ATP-binding protein, which codes for MVHMETAQARIAHNIFESLPLGLMVISPHGDIVMSNDALSAILDIPPERLKAASWAELFIEDIDKNTDFNQVILDIIEKKIVGMRHIVSYENSHGGLRRLCITSSFLQESEALIGIVLLIEDVTDKYEMLEKENGYLREIQGLQSERVEGLNKLAMAMAHQIRNPLMSIGGSSNLLLRSLTLEERERELFDSILYGAQRLESLVQAARSFASILEPEQQDTPLADILTASCDKANAFAVNRGRNVVWNLPKTDVLVQVDADLFERAVSALLFNAIDFSKGNEAVISIGVSVTEGDVMLTVMDQGFGVSPEEIPYVFDPFYSSKPDGVGMGLTVARRIIMEHRGQLTLASVLDGGTTATIVLPCADSTVNLCSFS
- a CDS encoding SpoIIE family protein phosphatase, with the protein product MPEKILFVDDEPEVLRSFKLLLRKKYRIETMSSPSEALEHIKNSEEFAIVVSDLRMPEMDGIQFLVQVRNQSPETIRIMLTGFADVDAALSAVNEGRIFRFLEKPTNKKTLIATLEAGLRQYRLITELREKNKIIKEDLKAAAFIQKSFLPSCQPNIEKLHINWKFQPSEYVGGDMFNVFHLSDEYVALYILDISGHGVASALAAISVAQHLQPQSGYLLENETGLPVPPQKVLEFLDTDFPIERFEKHFTMFYAVINIHTGLVHYSNAGHLPPFILRQGTDPIPLDKGGTLIGLGGIVPFEEGTFQLEINDRLIAFTDGIIEYESSDGEDFGHDRFLTSTLENREKSPDVMVGCIYDSMLEFGQNRPPQDDVTVLCMQYGGDSEMQEGAACSAET
- a CDS encoding amidohydrolase produces the protein MKKIWGILFLLLALVCATGAQASQTTVFTGGTVYTVDQKQPWAEAVVVTDNKIAFVGSAHDAKQYINEDTTVIDVSGKTIFPGFVSTHDHLIASGWTTLGVQIYDAKDRADALAKIKSYADANPDKKVIQGIGWDQSMLGGLPTARDLDAVVPNRPAIILDNTIHDAWLNTAALKAANISKDSKDTVPGVTYWVRDDAGNPTGVAIEIQWFQAYIDMGAWDPETMIAESAQMLQAIAASNGTTTFLAPGIVTPNIKDVHGGMETDFVVAMDMMQDWADTGKLKMRTLAQPMFKSTTGDPQRFVDFGIKMQKRYNSDMVKVSSLKIHPEGNTIAGTAPFIEPYKDSENRGSFNVEPEVTKAIVTKAAKVDLDVFIHTDGDRSSRAAVDAILAARKINSDNRSALHHAIWVHPDDQKRIIDNKIPVNSTPNFTNTFGGGATANMQLIGEERVNSSLGRYPHFARHGVKVSISADVPSTPPSMQAPLYVVTGATTLLDISDPKSTPFPPNRTPMTVEQAIRAITIDAAWQLRMEDMIGSLEVGKYADLVVLDGNPFEVEPIKIAEIDVLMTMMNGTFTYKKGDETTSVTLPDARAMTAMAEFAHMVFCGNGLPVGHDHSNHTH